Genomic DNA from Schistocerca serialis cubense isolate TAMUIC-IGC-003099 chromosome 5, iqSchSeri2.2, whole genome shotgun sequence:
GATCATACGTTAGACGACGAGCGGTTTTGGAAATGTTGTGGAATAAACTTCTCATTCGATTTTTCTGCATAGTATTGTAGTCATCAACCTCAGTGTGTGAAATTACAAGCCAATTCTTCAGTAGTTTTCTCAGCTATATGACTTAACTATATTTGGGAATCATATTGTCCCGGAAAACCAATTGATGCTTCTGGTCACAGATTTTACTGACATATAATAACTATTTTTCATCTCCCCGAGTCATtattaaaattctgaaagaataaTAACTGGGCCATCAACTTTGTTTGATCGCTAACCTTTCAAGGTTCTCTCATGCTCTGACCCTACAACTGGATCCTCTGTAGCCACTAATCGACAACCAATTCATCTCGTTTTGCTGTATCATATTTTGATGCCCCTCACAGAGTCTGTAAATGTACTCTTCCAATTAGCTGTTCGCTCCTCTCCATCTCAAGGTGGAATTTTCGCTCCTTATGTAGACACTTTTGCTTATAAATTCTCCCAAAACTATTTTGGTTCTTCTATACGCTGAATCTCACCTTCCGATTAACATATCATCTTATAATATAGTTACTATCTAAGGGAATAAGGGAGATAGTCGACTTCATGTTTCGGTGGtcagttgcacgataaatcgtaataatatggaacgagtcattttacgttCTCTTTCGAGTTTAATTCGTAGATATGGCTATGTGTTGAAAATAATAGGAATTCTTTTACGAAGTTGTCAataagaaacattttcagtttgttttcaaattgtaCTATGCAGTttgtcagaaattttatttcactgggtaagtgatcaaaaatttgtaTCACAACAAACTTGATGAGTGTAATAAGTAATGTGAAGTAGTAGTCAGAGAGCTCAACTCTTTAAACatttgtctacaagatgatcatgaatGAGCACAGCCCATTAATCTTATATTACTTTTTTGAGGAACGAAGGCTTCCTTTCTGAAAGAGGTTTCACCCCAGTAAGTTACTCTAAATGACACTATTGATAGAAAACATGTGAGGTATGTCCGCTTACTTATTTGTTTCTCCCAAAGATCTCCAGTGATGATAAGtgcaaatgtggttgaactaaGTTGTCTTAGAAATTCCAAAAAGTGCTTTTCGCAGTTTCCACCATATTAATTATACCCTCACCGTGTACACTTACCACTGGCGTAGTACCCATAGATGTGCAGAATCGAGTATGACGCGTctattgaaaattaagaatgagaCGATTTGCAGAAAGCCCGTGAatggtgttttgttttcttttccttataaTTCTGTTTCCTCTTCTTCCGCAGCAGTGTTATAGGTTTCTTCTGTTGCTCAATCAACATTATTCTATATAGATTTTTGTGCCAGATTTCTGTGATTATACATTTTATGAAATTTTCGTTCCTCCTCAGTTGAACGTTGGTAACAGTTGATGCAGTATCTATAGCTCAGAAACGTGGTCCACACACCAGCATTCTCCAGTACCTCATTAACTTCGTCTTTGTACCTTTTTGTCGATTCTCTTTATAAGTATGTTCTCAGCGTTACTAACTCATCCACAGCTCTTCCTGGGTACTCAATGGAATACAGATTATGATTCTGCAATCGCTGTTACGCCACGATTTAATCCAGCTGGTATGTTGATATGACTTCCAGCCCttttaaattttcctttgtctttgtGTATTTTTCTAATACTCCtttactattactagctgaaacttattccAGCAGTCGAGAAGTCTTCTTTACGTCTCGTACTGATTACCGAATTAGTGTTGCATGGTAACTCTGCCTCTGTTCCTTTCCCTTACTATAGCGTTCGAATCCTCCATGATAATAACATTTCCTATGTTTATAGATACCGTAGCCATTAAAAGTATAAATACAGGctgattgtaattaaactttcgctgcttaAGAGGGCCCTAATGAATAACGAGTAACCACAGTACAATGAAACCTTGTGAAATCCTTTGTAAGGATAAGCAGTGAAGAAATAATGAATAGACTCTTGGAAGGAACGCGTTCCAATTTCAACATAACTTAATTGTGTACCATGTTCAGTGTGACGATTATCTGAATTGCTGAATAATGTGAAGTTCGTACAGATACAGTCTCACAGCTGTTCACACCAACGGTGAACAATGGAATGTTTAGCTACCGAGAAGCAACTCgcacactgcttgaagatcgcatattgcgtccagtattctcagccatagggacagtaacttcttcaacaatttgtgcgtCAATTCGCTGTTGGCGTCTCCCAGGAGCGATTCTAGTTCGGCAGCTAATTATAATCTTTGAATCATGACCTATAGTCCCACCCCGGAAAAATAAACTCTCCATACTACTTTGAGGCGTCGAGACTTTGCTATAATGAAACAGCTTTATGATTAAAGCACCGTTTACCTTGTCCAGACTCCAGCTGACTGTCTGAGACTGTAATACACACTGATGCTAGCGTTTCACAACTgcatcgccgtaccagtaccggcgcgtAACAGCCAAAAACGATACTTGCATTACTAACAACGCAGACCCTACAGCGCGCAGTCTGATCATCAGTCCAATTAAGTTCTGTCTACACTCTCTcaagtagtggaagtttaattatTACCATCCTGTAGATCTTTTTTCTGATAAAACTAGCAATAGGTTCCCCTGCTTACGGAGTATAGCCATCAGTTTAATAAGGATTTACACGATAATATATTATATAGGAAGTGTCACACTTACTACAATGAGAAGGAATTCATTGGAAAAAGTAACATGGGATATTTCACAGGCTTAACAATCCTTCATCAGAACTTGCAGACAATAAAAGGTAAAAATACATCATGTTGTACTTAGATCTTCGGACTGCAATGTCTCTTGTgtcactgagcactggtgtagagatgcAGAAGCCGAACACTTAGTACTGTTGTTGCTTGCAGGGAAAACTATTACTGTAGGATTAATTCAACGAGTGGAAGATCTTGCACTTATTAAAGAAGAGAAATATATTTTAAAGCAAGACATCATGTTAATACACTAAGTGAAGATAAACTCTTTTGAAATATCGCTTGTAGAATTAACAGATCTTGACGGCAACAAGAATTTAATCAGTTTGTATGTGTATCGGTCACCCGGTGGTGGAATGAAGAGTTTCCTCAGTAATTAAAGTTATTGAGTAAATCACGACTACAGATGTTATCATAACTTTTTGTGGCGACATAACACAAATCATAATagtagcaccctcataaatatccttgaAAGTTTCGGTCTGTCTCACCCTTGATCAACATTGCAACAAGGCTTACTGCAGTCACGACTATGTAGCCACGAGTACAGAGAGGGTAAAGTGTGATGCAACTGTAAAAGGTCTTCGACTCTCACGACACTTCTGCCGAATAATGACAGTAATGTCATCTAAGAAGTAAATCAATAAACTGCTGTCCTCCATAAGACATttctcagaaatgaaaaaataagatTTTTCAACAGAATTAGCAAACCAATGTTGCTACATGTACAGAAACCAACGTAAACACGAAATAATATAAATTCTCTACACTTTTTAAATTGAACTATGAAAAGGCATTTACCAAAGTATTCCCATAATTAGGCAACGTTCAGCAAAAATAAGTGTGTAATAACAGGTATTATGAAGTGCTCCCAGATTTTTAAGTACctgagctgcatgaaaacgaaTCATAATGAGTATGACTACTAAAATTTCCGTTATAGGTTCAAAAAGGTTTACAGAATAGTTCAGATCACtgccaaaatatcatttattaacaaaatattatACATTGCAAGGAACAAAATGTAATTAGTCTAGGATGTCATCAGACAGGAAACAGGAGAGACACTAAAACTGGGAGGGCGATAAAGTGACAAATGATGCACACAACCTAGAAAACAAAGAGAATGAGAATTTTTCAAATATTACAAAGAAATTACAACAGCAGCTTCCAAAAACATATAtaacaaatgtaaataataataacagactATATACAATGAAGTTAGTACCAACTGCAAGGCATGAGGTCAGTTTAGTGCACATAATCTAGAAAACAAGGAGTCAGTAAGCTTAGACGAAGTACTAATAGGTGTACTGGAAGAAAGCATACTGATTATGCGTTCTCCCTTAAGATACACAATAACTGAGTCCTTTACAGTACATCATATTTGTCGTTAGTGTGTGTATTGTTACCTTACAAAATAATGTGTTTATAGCTTGCAGTGAGTGATTGTTGAGAACAGATGAAGAATGTAGCACTACCTTTTACATTATCAAAGAACGTCGTTGTGAAACGTGTTGTACAACAGGGGTATGTCGAATCAGTTAGCCCTGTTTCAGGGAGAATAGCCTTATGTTCAGAAGGATAGCGGTGCCACTcatcatccagccatcctgatgtagggTTCCTGGGTATTCACGTAAATGCCTTGATGGATACTGCTAAAGGGCCACAACAGTTTTATTTACCTGTCCCACTCTCTAAAGCAGACATAACAGTGTAAGGTTATTTATATaacaattatgttactattattgttcttaaattttaatacGATGATCTGTCCTATATCCTATATCCCAGTAAAACTGTGCCTACTTCTACTACATCTACTACTACCTCTGCTACCAATACTTTACAACTGTTATTCACTCAGCTGACTTTTATACTCTGCATATGTGCTCATCTTGTGCCTGTGATGGCAGTTTGCATTTACAAACTATTTCTAGTATGTTTGCAGTCAGAAATTAATTTAGATCAAACATGTTCGCAGCGTTGGAGAGCCTTAGTAATATTCATATGCAAACTGGTACTGAaacaattgtaattttaaaaaCTTTGCcgtcaaaatgaaaataaaattatgagcTGCACAGTTACCTAAAAATAGCATCGCAGCATACAGCTGTTTAGTAACTGGCTTAATTAAATAAAGATTGTAAATTTTGTGTCTAAAATTGAAATATTATGACGAGCCTCCGAAACTTTCACAGTGTCAACTGGTATACAATGACAGTTAATTCTCATGTCAAACTGGAGTTATAACATTCCTTCTATCTTTTATGGATattttgtgttgttgttttaaTTGTGGcgtaaatttttttcaatttttgtggccGTGTGGTCTTTTGTTCTCTGTTTGGGAATGAGGAATATCATAAATGAACTTGCATTGTGGAGTATGGCAGACTGCGAACATGTACCTCAGTGTCGATTAACAGTATACAGGAGAAACTGCAtgtatttgaaataaatatttacataaagtGCCATATCTTGTAAGCTTACATGTAATTGCCTATTAGTGTTTCTAATCAAGAAATAGTGATTAATGGGGGATACATAGACAAACGTGTCTTGTGTGTTTCAATGGCGTACTGAAACTATCTTCGATCATTGTAACCATTTTCATGAAAGAGGTACACGAAATAAAAAATTCGAGAAACGAATTATTATCgttactattattaatattattattattactgatattaAAATTATTGTAATACGTCGCTGCTACGCAATGTAGGTACTATTTACTCATCACTAATACACTTAGTTATTTTATCATAAGTAATTTGCCTTATGACTACATTGGAGATTGAAAATAGAGGAATGTTACAGTTCTTACAGTTGAGATATGTTCTGGACACAATCATAAGTTGTATTTACTTATCGCTTGTacatttatttgaaaataactaatttgATTCATAGCCGCATTTGAGACTGAAAATAAAGGGATGGTACAGTTAGTACAGCTAAGATATATCCTGGGCACCTTAGTTGCCGTGTGGAGTCAGAACGACGTCCTACAGTTTCTCATGCTGATTGAACTTTAGGTACAACTACGCTTCACACGAGATTATTTCGTGCTACTAATCTGAAACTGAACGATTATGACCAGATAGGAGATAACAGCTGCTGCCATCGACGAGACGATTGAGAGGTCGATGGTGAAGAGCCCACAGGCCGTGAAACGCGGCCGGCGGTGTTGCACCTGTTGGAGGAACAGCTGCAGCTGGATCCTCAACTGGTTGGCCCTGGAATCGTCGCCAATGGGAGCAAGTAGCGCTTTGAGCAGCAGGTCTGCAGTGCGGGACGCTTCATTGGCGATGGCGCTGCATGACCACGTGGTGGCCACCACGCATCCAGCACTGAAGAGTAGTGAGAGAGCCAGCAGCATTGTGAAGGGTGCCACTCCCTCATCCATATACTCCTGCAGAAGATGTTAGTTTAAATCCCTCTACCGTAGACATTTGTTTTCGGTGATGACTAAATTATCTTAGTTAAATCAATAGTgatatagattttaaataacaaGTGAATCAAAACGTACACTGACAGAAGAAGAAATCGCCACACCAAGAAGGAATTCTGAGGCATAAAAGAAAGACTGTAGGTgtatttcttcatctgaaagatgacatTTGTTCAGATTTAGCTCGAGTTGCGTAGCAGTGGTGCTAATACCGCCAATATGAGGCGGCAaaccagatttgctttaaatacacgctgtaacggccgtgagcgtttgTTAACTTTCAGATCGTACATGGCCTGTAAGGGGTCTTGTAACAAGGTTACcaaaagctagatgttccttccgcgatatttcAGAAAGAAGTGGCAGGAATGTGGACACTGTACATgtttgctggcagcgatggtcacgagactGTATGTCTGCAAGAAGGCCAGGCTCCAGGCGGCCATGTTGTACtactgagtagaagaaaaatgtggTCTgcttatggctctggtgcatcctactgtatctgcagcagctatCTGAggtgcagttggcaccacaatcacacaacgaaatgttacaaatctgTTAATTCAAGGGCAGATCCCAGTCACTGACACCAGACAACCAAAATTTTCGACTTAATtaatgtcaagtgagagctcattagagggcggggtgacgaaagctggttctgcctccacACCAGTGAGAACTGTTTGTTGGTTCGAATGAGGCAAGTTGAGGGCCTGCATCCAACTGGATCTTGTGAggttacaagggatactgtaatagtATAACTATATGCTGGATGTGGTAATGTTTACTGTGGAAGAACAGTTGGGGTGTAGCAAGCAGAGGTCAGTATATTTTTGGAGTCACCTTCTTGATAAAGAGAGGAGTCAGCATATAACAGATTTGCATTAAATTACTTAGTTACATATTTGCCTATTCTCAGTGCATAACTTGGTACATACGTTAATAATGTAAGGTGTGCCTGTCTTGCTAATCACTGGATTTGCTGGGTGTCTGTTTACTGAAAT
This window encodes:
- the LOC126482167 gene encoding gustatory receptor 23a-like, which codes for MDEGVAPFTMLLALSLLFSAGCVVATTWSCSAIANEASRTADLLLKALLAPIGDDSRANQLRIQLQLFLQQVQHRRPRFTACGLFTIDLSIVSSMAAAVISYLVIIVQFQISSTK